One genomic window of Canis lupus baileyi chromosome 24, mCanLup2.hap1, whole genome shotgun sequence includes the following:
- the EIF4E2 gene encoding eukaryotic translation initiation factor 4E type 2 isoform X6, whose amino-acid sequence MNNKFDALKDDDSGDHDQNEENSTQKDGEKEKTERDKSQGSSKRKAVVPGPAEHPLQYNYTFWYSRRTPGRPTSSQSYEQNIKQIGTFASVEQFWRFYSHMVRPGDLTGHSDFHLFKEGIKPMWEDDANKNGGKWIIRLRKGLASRCWENLILAMLGEQFMVGEEICGAVVSVRFQEDIISIWNKTASDQATTARIRDTLRRVLNLPPNTIMEYKTHTDSIKAWEEFHGLVNSSGR is encoded by the exons ATGAACAACAAGTTCGACGC ATTGAAAGATGATGACAGTGGGGACCATGatcagaatgaagaaaacagCACACAGAAAGATGGTGAGAAGGAAAAAACGGAACGAGACAAAAGTCAGGGCAGCAGTAAGAGGAAG GCTGTTGTCCCTGGGCCAGCAGAGCATCCCCTGCAGTACAACTATACTTTCTGGTACTCCAGAAGAACCCCTGGCCGTCCCACCAGCTCACAGAGCTATGAACAGAATATCAAACAGATCGGCACCTTTGCCTCT GTGGAGCAGTTCTGGAGGTTTTATAGCCACATGGTACGTCCTGGGGACCTGACAGGCCACAGTGACTTCCATCTCTTCAAAGAAGGAATTAAGCCCATGTGGGAG gatgatgcaaataaaaatggtggCAAGTGGATTATTCGACTGCGGAAGGGCTTGGCATCCCGTTGCTGGGAGAATCTCATCCTGGCCATGTTGGGGGAACAGTTCATGGTTGGGGAGGAGATCTGTGGGGCTGTGGTCTCTGTCCGGTTTCAG GAGGACATTATTTCAATATGGAATAAGACTGCCAGTGACCAAGCAACCACAGCCCGCATCCGGGATACCCTTCGGCGAGTGCTTAACCTACCTCCCAACACCATTATGGAGTACAAAACCCACACCGACAGCATCAA
- the EIF4E2 gene encoding eukaryotic translation initiation factor 4E type 2 isoform X5, which yields MNNKFDALKDDDSGDHDQNEENSTQKDGEKEKTERDKSQGSSKRKAVVPGPAEHPLQYNYTFWYSRRTPGRPTSSQSYEQNIKQIGTFASVEQFWRFYSHMVRPGDLTGHSDFHLFKEGIKPMWEDDANKNGGKWIIRLRKGLASRCWENLILAMLGEQFMVGEEICGAVVSVRFQEDIISIWNKTASDQATTARIRDTLRRVLNLPPNTIMEYKTHTDSIKMPGRLGPQRLLFQNLWKPRLNVP from the exons ATGAACAACAAGTTCGACGC ATTGAAAGATGATGACAGTGGGGACCATGatcagaatgaagaaaacagCACACAGAAAGATGGTGAGAAGGAAAAAACGGAACGAGACAAAAGTCAGGGCAGCAGTAAGAGGAAG GCTGTTGTCCCTGGGCCAGCAGAGCATCCCCTGCAGTACAACTATACTTTCTGGTACTCCAGAAGAACCCCTGGCCGTCCCACCAGCTCACAGAGCTATGAACAGAATATCAAACAGATCGGCACCTTTGCCTCT GTGGAGCAGTTCTGGAGGTTTTATAGCCACATGGTACGTCCTGGGGACCTGACAGGCCACAGTGACTTCCATCTCTTCAAAGAAGGAATTAAGCCCATGTGGGAG gatgatgcaaataaaaatggtggCAAGTGGATTATTCGACTGCGGAAGGGCTTGGCATCCCGTTGCTGGGAGAATCTCATCCTGGCCATGTTGGGGGAACAGTTCATGGTTGGGGAGGAGATCTGTGGGGCTGTGGTCTCTGTCCGGTTTCAG GAGGACATTATTTCAATATGGAATAAGACTGCCAGTGACCAAGCAACCACAGCCCGCATCCGGGATACCCTTCGGCGAGTGCTTAACCTACCTCCCAACACCATTATGGAGTACAAAACCCACACCGACAGCATCAA
- the EIF4E2 gene encoding eukaryotic translation initiation factor 4E type 2 isoform X7, protein MNNKFDALKDDDSGDHDQNEENSTQKDGEKEKTERDKSQGSSKRKAVVPGPAEHPLQYNYTFWYSRRTPGRPTSSQSYEQNIKQIGTFASVEQFWRFYSHMVRPGDLTGHSDFHLFKEGIKPMWEDDANKNGGKWIIRLRKGLASRCWENLILAMLGEQFMVGEEICGAVVSVRFQEDIISIWNKTASDQATTARIRDTLRRVLNLPPNTIMEYKTHTDSIKDNSSFRNTKITL, encoded by the exons ATGAACAACAAGTTCGACGC ATTGAAAGATGATGACAGTGGGGACCATGatcagaatgaagaaaacagCACACAGAAAGATGGTGAGAAGGAAAAAACGGAACGAGACAAAAGTCAGGGCAGCAGTAAGAGGAAG GCTGTTGTCCCTGGGCCAGCAGAGCATCCCCTGCAGTACAACTATACTTTCTGGTACTCCAGAAGAACCCCTGGCCGTCCCACCAGCTCACAGAGCTATGAACAGAATATCAAACAGATCGGCACCTTTGCCTCT GTGGAGCAGTTCTGGAGGTTTTATAGCCACATGGTACGTCCTGGGGACCTGACAGGCCACAGTGACTTCCATCTCTTCAAAGAAGGAATTAAGCCCATGTGGGAG gatgatgcaaataaaaatggtggCAAGTGGATTATTCGACTGCGGAAGGGCTTGGCATCCCGTTGCTGGGAGAATCTCATCCTGGCCATGTTGGGGGAACAGTTCATGGTTGGGGAGGAGATCTGTGGGGCTGTGGTCTCTGTCCGGTTTCAG GAGGACATTATTTCAATATGGAATAAGACTGCCAGTGACCAAGCAACCACAGCCCGCATCCGGGATACCCTTCGGCGAGTGCTTAACCTACCTCCCAACACCATTATGGAGTACAAAACCCACACCGACAGCATCAA
- the EIF4E2 gene encoding eukaryotic translation initiation factor 4E type 2 isoform X4 — MNNKFDALKDDDSGDHDQNEENSTQKDGEKEKTERDKSQGSSKRKAVVPGPAEHPLQYNYTFWYSRRTPGRPTSSQSYEQNIKQIGTFASVEQFWRFYSHMVRPGDLTGHSDFHLFKEGIKPMWEDDANKNGGKWIIRLRKGLASRCWENLILAMLGEQFMVGEEICGAVVSVRFQEDIISIWNKTASDQATTARIRDTLRRVLNLPPNTIMEYKTHTDSIKRNLIMQPDLQPPGDHQDKTWHRAT; from the exons ATGAACAACAAGTTCGACGC ATTGAAAGATGATGACAGTGGGGACCATGatcagaatgaagaaaacagCACACAGAAAGATGGTGAGAAGGAAAAAACGGAACGAGACAAAAGTCAGGGCAGCAGTAAGAGGAAG GCTGTTGTCCCTGGGCCAGCAGAGCATCCCCTGCAGTACAACTATACTTTCTGGTACTCCAGAAGAACCCCTGGCCGTCCCACCAGCTCACAGAGCTATGAACAGAATATCAAACAGATCGGCACCTTTGCCTCT GTGGAGCAGTTCTGGAGGTTTTATAGCCACATGGTACGTCCTGGGGACCTGACAGGCCACAGTGACTTCCATCTCTTCAAAGAAGGAATTAAGCCCATGTGGGAG gatgatgcaaataaaaatggtggCAAGTGGATTATTCGACTGCGGAAGGGCTTGGCATCCCGTTGCTGGGAGAATCTCATCCTGGCCATGTTGGGGGAACAGTTCATGGTTGGGGAGGAGATCTGTGGGGCTGTGGTCTCTGTCCGGTTTCAG GAGGACATTATTTCAATATGGAATAAGACTGCCAGTGACCAAGCAACCACAGCCCGCATCCGGGATACCCTTCGGCGAGTGCTTAACCTACCTCCCAACACCATTATGGAGTACAAAACCCACACCGACAGCATCAA
- the EIF4E2 gene encoding eukaryotic translation initiation factor 4E type 2 isoform X2, with the protein MWDDCLSSRCKGKGPQKTIVEAGRKLEDWGFFLEFLLTAFLHSLPFPHLRLKDDDSGDHDQNEENSTQKDGEKEKTERDKSQGSSKRKAVVPGPAEHPLQYNYTFWYSRRTPGRPTSSQSYEQNIKQIGTFASVEQFWRFYSHMVRPGDLTGHSDFHLFKEGIKPMWEDDANKNGGKWIIRLRKGLASRCWENLILAMLGEQFMVGEEICGAVVSVRFQEDIISIWNKTASDQATTARIRDTLRRVLNLPPNTIMEYKTHTDSIKAWEEFHGLVNSSGR; encoded by the exons ATGTGGGATGACTGCCTTTCTTCAAGATGTAAAGGGAAGGGACCCCAGAAGACTATCGTGGAGGCTGGGAG AAAACTGGAagactggggtttttttttggaattCCTCCTAACTGCCTTTCTGCATTCCTTGCCCTTTCCTCATCTCAG ATTGAAAGATGATGACAGTGGGGACCATGatcagaatgaagaaaacagCACACAGAAAGATGGTGAGAAGGAAAAAACGGAACGAGACAAAAGTCAGGGCAGCAGTAAGAGGAAG GCTGTTGTCCCTGGGCCAGCAGAGCATCCCCTGCAGTACAACTATACTTTCTGGTACTCCAGAAGAACCCCTGGCCGTCCCACCAGCTCACAGAGCTATGAACAGAATATCAAACAGATCGGCACCTTTGCCTCT GTGGAGCAGTTCTGGAGGTTTTATAGCCACATGGTACGTCCTGGGGACCTGACAGGCCACAGTGACTTCCATCTCTTCAAAGAAGGAATTAAGCCCATGTGGGAG gatgatgcaaataaaaatggtggCAAGTGGATTATTCGACTGCGGAAGGGCTTGGCATCCCGTTGCTGGGAGAATCTCATCCTGGCCATGTTGGGGGAACAGTTCATGGTTGGGGAGGAGATCTGTGGGGCTGTGGTCTCTGTCCGGTTTCAG GAGGACATTATTTCAATATGGAATAAGACTGCCAGTGACCAAGCAACCACAGCCCGCATCCGGGATACCCTTCGGCGAGTGCTTAACCTACCTCCCAACACCATTATGGAGTACAAAACCCACACCGACAGCATCAA
- the EIF4E2 gene encoding eukaryotic translation initiation factor 4E type 2 isoform X1: MWDDCLSSRCKGKGPQKTIVEAGRKLEDWGFFLEFLLTAFLHSLPFPHLRLKDDDSGDHDQNEENSTQKDGEKEKTERDKSQGSSKRKAVVPGPAEHPLQYNYTFWYSRRTPGRPTSSQSYEQNIKQIGTFASVEQFWRFYSHMVRPGDLTGHSDFHLFKEGIKPMWEDDANKNGGKWIIRLRKGLASRCWENLILAMLGEQFMVGEEICGAVVSVRFQEDIISIWNKTASDQATTARIRDTLRRVLNLPPNTIMEYKTHTDSIKMPGRLGPQRLLFQNLWKPRLNVP, encoded by the exons ATGTGGGATGACTGCCTTTCTTCAAGATGTAAAGGGAAGGGACCCCAGAAGACTATCGTGGAGGCTGGGAG AAAACTGGAagactggggtttttttttggaattCCTCCTAACTGCCTTTCTGCATTCCTTGCCCTTTCCTCATCTCAG ATTGAAAGATGATGACAGTGGGGACCATGatcagaatgaagaaaacagCACACAGAAAGATGGTGAGAAGGAAAAAACGGAACGAGACAAAAGTCAGGGCAGCAGTAAGAGGAAG GCTGTTGTCCCTGGGCCAGCAGAGCATCCCCTGCAGTACAACTATACTTTCTGGTACTCCAGAAGAACCCCTGGCCGTCCCACCAGCTCACAGAGCTATGAACAGAATATCAAACAGATCGGCACCTTTGCCTCT GTGGAGCAGTTCTGGAGGTTTTATAGCCACATGGTACGTCCTGGGGACCTGACAGGCCACAGTGACTTCCATCTCTTCAAAGAAGGAATTAAGCCCATGTGGGAG gatgatgcaaataaaaatggtggCAAGTGGATTATTCGACTGCGGAAGGGCTTGGCATCCCGTTGCTGGGAGAATCTCATCCTGGCCATGTTGGGGGAACAGTTCATGGTTGGGGAGGAGATCTGTGGGGCTGTGGTCTCTGTCCGGTTTCAG GAGGACATTATTTCAATATGGAATAAGACTGCCAGTGACCAAGCAACCACAGCCCGCATCCGGGATACCCTTCGGCGAGTGCTTAACCTACCTCCCAACACCATTATGGAGTACAAAACCCACACCGACAGCATCAA
- the EIF4E2 gene encoding eukaryotic translation initiation factor 4E type 2 isoform X3 — translation MWDDCLSSRCKGKGPQKTIVEAGRKLEDWGFFLEFLLTAFLHSLPFPHLRLKDDDSGDHDQNEENSTQKDGEKEKTERDKSQGSSKRKAVVPGPAEHPLQYNYTFWYSRRTPGRPTSSQSYEQNIKQIGTFASVEQFWRFYSHMVRPGDLTGHSDFHLFKEGIKPMWEDDANKNGGKWIIRLRKGLASRCWENLILAMLGEQFMVGEEICGAVVSVRFQEDIISIWNKTASDQATTARIRDTLRRVLNLPPNTIMEYKTHTDSIKDNSSFRNTKITL, via the exons ATGTGGGATGACTGCCTTTCTTCAAGATGTAAAGGGAAGGGACCCCAGAAGACTATCGTGGAGGCTGGGAG AAAACTGGAagactggggtttttttttggaattCCTCCTAACTGCCTTTCTGCATTCCTTGCCCTTTCCTCATCTCAG ATTGAAAGATGATGACAGTGGGGACCATGatcagaatgaagaaaacagCACACAGAAAGATGGTGAGAAGGAAAAAACGGAACGAGACAAAAGTCAGGGCAGCAGTAAGAGGAAG GCTGTTGTCCCTGGGCCAGCAGAGCATCCCCTGCAGTACAACTATACTTTCTGGTACTCCAGAAGAACCCCTGGCCGTCCCACCAGCTCACAGAGCTATGAACAGAATATCAAACAGATCGGCACCTTTGCCTCT GTGGAGCAGTTCTGGAGGTTTTATAGCCACATGGTACGTCCTGGGGACCTGACAGGCCACAGTGACTTCCATCTCTTCAAAGAAGGAATTAAGCCCATGTGGGAG gatgatgcaaataaaaatggtggCAAGTGGATTATTCGACTGCGGAAGGGCTTGGCATCCCGTTGCTGGGAGAATCTCATCCTGGCCATGTTGGGGGAACAGTTCATGGTTGGGGAGGAGATCTGTGGGGCTGTGGTCTCTGTCCGGTTTCAG GAGGACATTATTTCAATATGGAATAAGACTGCCAGTGACCAAGCAACCACAGCCCGCATCCGGGATACCCTTCGGCGAGTGCTTAACCTACCTCCCAACACCATTATGGAGTACAAAACCCACACCGACAGCATCAA